A region from the Parabacteroides sp. FAFU027 genome encodes:
- a CDS encoding DUF3147 family protein: MIRILIKIIITALLVTGISEVGKRFSTAGAILASLPLTSLLAIIWMYLDTKDTVAIGQFSWSIFWIVTPSLVFFIALPLLLKSGLNFWLSLGLTCVITALFYFLFIYIIRKVGIQV, encoded by the coding sequence ATGATAAGAATCCTGATCAAAATCATCATAACCGCACTTCTGGTCACAGGCATTTCAGAAGTAGGAAAACGATTCAGCACGGCAGGAGCCATACTGGCTTCCCTGCCGCTGACCTCTCTGCTGGCAATAATATGGATGTATCTCGATACGAAAGACACGGTGGCGATTGGACAGTTTTCGTGGTCCATCTTTTGGATTGTGACACCCTCGCTGGTCTTCTTCATTGCCCTACCCTTATTACTCAAAAGCGGACTGAATTTCTGGCTTTCGCTGGGGCTGACCTGTGTGATTACGGCACTATTCTATTTCCTGTTTATCTATATTATCCGAAAGGTCGGTATTCAGGTATGA
- the uvrA gene encoding excinuclease ABC subunit UvrA, producing MTDNKSIFIKGARVNNLKNIDVEIPRNKLVVITGLSGSGKSSLAFDTLYAEGQRRYVESLSSYARQFLGRMSKPECDYIKGIPPAIAIEQKVNTRNPRSTVGTSTEIYDYLRLLFARIGKTYSPVTGEIVKKHSAEDVVEKMLSYPEGTRLAVFCEIHVPEDREMVQHLDVLMKQGFNRLELNGSFLRIEDALKDPEALRSEGLLLLIDRLSASSDKDTISRLTDSVETAFFEGHGSCLVKFYGENGEEQIQFSKRFEADGVTFEEPNDMMFSFNSPAGACPRCEGFGKVIGIDEDLVIPNKALSVYEDAVVCWKGEKMSEWKNELIFHANAFNFPIHRPYYQLSDSEKELLWNGNNYFGGIHSFFKMLEENQYKIQYRVMLARYRGKTTCPDCKGSRLKPQAMYVKIGGKTITDLVQLPISELKLFFDQLQLDEHDQIVAKRLLTEINNRIQFLLDVGLSYLTLNRLSATLSGGESQRINLATSLGSGLVGSLYILDEPSIGLHSRDTDLLIIVLRKLQKLGNTVVVVEHDEEIIRAADYIIDIGPDAGRLGGEVVYQGDVNDLQKASNSYTVRYLTGEDQIEVPKYRRKWNNFIQLKGVAQNNLKGIDVKFPLNVMTLVTGVSGSGKSSLIRDVFSKAVQNYFEPSGEKSGIFAEMSGDLHLLKGIEFVDQNPIGKSSRSNPATYLKAYDEIRKLYAEQPLAKQMGYTPAHFSFNVEGGRCEECKGDGTITVEMQFMADLTLECDACHGKRFKQDTLDVEYRNKNIFDILELTVAEAVEFFSQGTSSTEKKIVKRLQPLLDVGLSYVKMGQSSSTLSGGENQRVKLALFLSGEKSDPTLFVFDEPTTGLHFHDIKTLLKAFNALIEKGHTVIIIEHNMDVIKCADHIIDLGPEGGDKGGHLVCAGTPEELAACKESYTGYYLKEKLK from the coding sequence ATGACCGATAATAAATCCATTTTTATAAAAGGTGCCCGCGTCAATAACCTCAAGAATATCGACGTGGAAATCCCCCGCAACAAGCTGGTGGTGATTACCGGACTCTCGGGTTCTGGTAAATCGTCGCTCGCCTTCGATACCCTTTACGCCGAAGGACAACGCCGCTACGTGGAGAGTCTCTCCTCCTACGCGCGTCAGTTCCTGGGTCGCATGAGCAAGCCCGAATGTGACTACATCAAAGGCATCCCTCCAGCGATTGCCATCGAGCAAAAGGTGAATACCCGAAATCCGCGCTCTACGGTGGGTACTTCTACCGAGATTTACGATTACCTGCGGCTGCTTTTTGCCCGCATCGGCAAGACCTATTCGCCTGTCACCGGTGAAATCGTCAAAAAACATTCGGCAGAAGATGTAGTGGAGAAAATGCTTTCCTATCCCGAAGGAACCCGTCTGGCTGTCTTCTGTGAAATTCACGTTCCCGAAGATCGCGAGATGGTACAGCACCTGGATGTGCTGATGAAGCAGGGATTCAACCGTCTGGAGCTCAATGGCAGCTTCCTCCGCATAGAGGATGCGCTGAAAGATCCGGAGGCTCTCCGGTCCGAAGGCCTGTTGCTGCTGATCGACCGACTCTCAGCATCATCAGACAAAGATACCATCAGCCGCCTGACTGATTCGGTGGAGACTGCCTTCTTTGAAGGACACGGCAGCTGCCTGGTGAAGTTTTACGGGGAAAATGGCGAAGAGCAGATACAATTCTCCAAACGCTTCGAGGCCGACGGTGTCACTTTCGAAGAACCCAACGATATGATGTTTAGCTTCAACAGTCCGGCAGGTGCCTGTCCGCGCTGTGAAGGGTTTGGCAAAGTAATTGGTATCGACGAAGACCTCGTGATACCCAACAAAGCCCTGTCTGTATATGAAGATGCCGTGGTGTGCTGGAAGGGTGAAAAGATGAGCGAATGGAAAAACGAACTGATCTTTCACGCCAATGCATTCAACTTCCCGATCCACCGCCCTTATTACCAGCTTTCGGATTCGGAAAAAGAGTTGCTGTGGAACGGCAACAATTACTTTGGTGGCATTCACAGCTTCTTCAAAATGCTGGAAGAAAACCAGTACAAGATCCAATACCGCGTGATGCTCGCTCGCTACCGCGGTAAAACCACCTGCCCCGACTGCAAAGGCAGCCGCCTGAAACCTCAGGCGATGTATGTCAAAATCGGAGGGAAAACGATTACCGATCTGGTGCAACTGCCCATCTCTGAACTGAAACTGTTTTTCGACCAACTGCAACTGGACGAGCACGACCAGATCGTTGCCAAACGACTGCTTACGGAGATCAATAACCGCATCCAGTTCCTATTGGATGTCGGACTGAGCTACCTCACGCTCAATCGCCTTTCGGCCACACTGTCCGGTGGTGAAAGCCAGCGTATCAACCTGGCAACTTCTCTCGGCAGCGGACTGGTCGGATCACTTTATATCCTCGACGAGCCAAGTATCGGCCTGCATTCCCGCGACACCGATCTACTCATCATTGTATTGCGGAAACTGCAAAAACTGGGAAATACCGTTGTCGTGGTGGAGCACGACGAAGAAATCATCCGTGCCGCCGATTACATCATCGACATCGGCCCCGATGCGGGACGTTTGGGTGGTGAAGTCGTTTATCAGGGCGATGTCAACGATCTGCAAAAGGCCTCCAACAGCTACACCGTACGCTACCTGACCGGCGAGGATCAAATAGAAGTACCCAAATACCGCCGCAAGTGGAATAACTTTATCCAACTGAAAGGCGTTGCCCAAAATAACCTGAAAGGGATTGACGTAAAATTCCCGCTCAATGTCATGACGCTCGTTACCGGGGTGAGCGGTTCGGGTAAATCATCGCTGATCCGTGATGTATTCTCCAAAGCGGTGCAAAATTACTTTGAGCCGAGCGGTGAAAAGAGCGGCATCTTCGCCGAGATGTCGGGCGACCTGCATTTACTCAAGGGAATAGAATTCGTGGATCAAAATCCGATCGGTAAATCCTCCCGTTCCAATCCCGCCACCTATCTGAAGGCTTACGACGAAATCCGGAAGCTTTACGCCGAACAACCTTTGGCCAAACAGATGGGTTATACACCGGCGCACTTCTCCTTCAATGTGGAAGGTGGCCGATGCGAGGAGTGTAAAGGCGATGGAACAATTACCGTGGAGATGCAGTTTATGGCCGACCTCACGTTGGAATGTGATGCCTGTCACGGCAAACGTTTCAAGCAGGACACGCTCGACGTGGAGTACCGCAACAAAAACATCTTTGACATTCTCGAACTGACCGTTGCCGAAGCGGTAGAATTCTTCAGCCAGGGAACCAGTTCTACTGAAAAGAAGATCGTCAAACGCCTGCAACCGTTATTGGATGTCGGCCTCAGCTATGTAAAGATGGGGCAATCCTCTTCTACCCTTTCGGGTGGGGAAAACCAACGGGTGAAGCTGGCCCTCTTCCTGAGCGGGGAGAAAAGTGACCCGACACTGTTTGTCTTTGACGAACCAACCACCGGGCTTCACTTCCACGACATCAAGACGCTGCTCAAAGCCTTCAATGCCCTGATCGAAAAAGGTCATACGGTGATCATCATCGAGCACAACATGGACGTGATCAAATGTGCCGATCACATCATTGACCTGGGCCCGGAAGGAGGAGACAAAGGCGGTCACCTCGTTTGCGCCGGTACCCCGGAAGAGTTAGCGGCTTGCAAGGAATCCTATACGGGTTATTATTTGAAGGAAAAACTGAAATAA